The DNA region gggcggggcAAGTAGCACAACAACCAACTGGctaacagctcaagtatcacagctaccaaagtgcACGGCTGAAGTAACTGGCGCTCAGCTCAACTGGCgcttctcaggaactgtcccacaactgtggaatgatctgccggtcgtgacacgatcagctgacactgtagctgtctttaagactcggctaaaaacccatctcttccaccattacctaacttcctaattacagatttactatctttatttagttacccttctctttatctctttctctatctaccttcctctttatctaaaaaaaaaaaaaaaaaaaaaaaaaaaaactactaacatacccttggctatgtatattgtgttggacttgatgagactatttccagtgcacttatgtattgctgtcttatgttgccataattgcttctattgtttacctcacttgtaagtcgctttggacaaaagcgtctgctaaatgactaaatgtaaatgtaaatgtaaataaacagcTGGGATTCGCCGTCCTCCAGGccttttcagccgcgtttaaaagttttggtgtgtacgcccccttaaggtataaaattatatattgggGGGTcattttgctatgatgacatgtacTGGGATAAGATTTTCGATTTAAACCAccaggattaattgtattttattacacattacactattcaggcatttagggcaaaAAACATTAGGGGTGTGCAGTGGCACTGCCCTCACAATTCGATTCAATTACGATTCACCAGGtaacgattcaattcaattcgattcTACGATGCATCAGAATTCTATTGTACACAACAAGGCAAATTTTTAATCAGTCAAGTAGTAAAGTCAAGTGCAACTATTCTCAACCAAAACGGAAGCTTAGCAGCTTTAAGACAATGACAATTATATACCTGAGATGAGAATTTTACACACAGCGTAAGTCTTGTTTCCCATTAACTTAATAGAATCCGAAATGTGCCCATATGTCCACTTTCCATGGAAAAGGGGGTGTTTTTATTTACCCATCTATCAAGGTCATCTCTCTCCGCCTCAGCCATCttgattgttgttgttatgcccCCGGAAGTAATTGAAACTTCACAACTTTATTGTCCACTCGAggccagaaaataaacagtgacataatcgattatggcacTTTGCTGCATCGATGCTGAATCATCCATGCGCGCATTGCGATTCATTGCCGCATTGATTATTGTTGACACCCCTAAAAAAcatacccatttatttattatatgatataaacacagcatacaaaacagtcacaactttttaaaaatgtacttaaaatattacAAGTGTACCGAGGTCAAACAATCGATTTATTTGatgaaaagatgcaaaagtgatgacaatccGCTGTAAATATAAGATCCGGTGTAGACTGATTTTAAAAACTGCCACCAGAAGAAGCGATGATATGTCATTTATGATCGTGAAAAGGCATTGGCTCTCGTGTGTCTCGTGACCGATTGCATCATTACGTTAGCTAAGAATGTGAGgcgctattggctcttgtgaccAATACGTCATGCGGTTTATGTTTAAATGAGATCTGACTTTGCTTTCTTCATATGAAGTAATCGTATGGCTTCAGTTTGGAACGTGAATGGTTAGTaatattttatgcaataaatacttGACTGTGCTTTTACttgcatgttgtgttttatatggttaagaagtggttgggtttagggtaagggtgagggtggggttagatgctctttaaaaccataaatgtttatgaaatcGTTTCTAATTTTATAAAATTGAATGTGTTTAATCTGATGTATAAGGCAAAAACCTTAAAACGTAACAACAAGTTGTATAAGCTACTGCCGCTAGAGGACACTAATCCCTTAATATGTCACTTTACGTCGTAATAAGGTGCTTCCACAAACAACCTATGAGATCGTTATATTTTGGAGGACAGTCTCCTAGAAAAAAACATCTGGCAGACCTTTATATCCAAAATGACAGTGCATCTACACTGTTTATCAGAATGCTAAGCATGCCAagttatttaagcattttttggACATACcacaaatattttaatacattttaacacTAACACAAATTATATACACAATTGTTACATGAAATACAATTAAGTCAGTCATTTGAAACCACCATATGTAtacttctttttttttgtaagcATATGCATAAAGCACTGTGCAATGTGCAAGTGATTTCTCTCTTTTCTTTTTGCAGTGGGCACAACTTTGAGAACTCAAAATCAGACAGAGAACACAACAAACATCAACACAGTGGCAAACCAAATCTTATCAAGCACCGATATCTTAAAGATCTGCATATATCTTGTCATCTTGATCATGGGTGTCATTGGAAATGGACTTGTCATCTATGTGACCGGCTACAAAATGAAGACGACAGTCAACTCCGTTTGGTTTCTCAATTTGGCGATTGCAGACTTCATTTTCGTTTTCTGTTTGATTATCAACATAATTTTTACCTTCAACAATAAGGTTTGGCCCTTCAGCGACTCAGTGTGTAAATTATCATCGTTGGTCACAGTACTAAATATGTTTGCGAGCATTTTTTTGCTGACAGCCATCAGTGTGGATCGATGTCTGTGCACATGGATGATTGTGTGGGTTCAGAACAAACGAACTCTAAACAAAGGCAGAATCATCTGTATATTTGTGTGGATTTTATCCATCTGCTGCAGCCTCCCTTTTGTCATCAATCGCTCAGTACAGGAACATAAGGGATTGAAACACTGTGTCTACAACCAGTCAATTGAT from Paramisgurnus dabryanus chromosome 8, PD_genome_1.1, whole genome shotgun sequence includes:
- the LOC135770810 gene encoding C3a anaphylatoxin chemotactic receptor-like, giving the protein MVGTTLRTQNQTENTTNINTVANQILSSTDILKICIYLVILIMGVIGNGLVIYVTGYKMKTTVNSVWFLNLAIADFIFVFCLIINIIFTFNNKVWPFSDSVCKLSSLVTVLNMFASIFLLTAISVDRCLCTWMIVWVQNKRTLNKGRIICIFVWILSICCSLPFVINRSVQEHKGLKHCVYNQSIDKLLSLFTYRFMVGFLIPFLIIASSYIAIGVRVKRLKRGKQLRPLRVILSVILAFFVCWFPFHVQQLCHVSAAKYKWNENVHNAINSAGPFIQCLVFLNSCLNPILYVFMCDEYKTKLKKSLLLVFEAAFSEEHMRYLSSRRSTSCYSESLPGEFGKQTNDTTISSSGSGQGRTSF